In a single window of the Longimicrobium sp. genome:
- a CDS encoding hemolysin family protein has translation MGELLTVAIVLALVVANGLFVAAEFAIVGVPRVAIERRAAAGDRVARTVLGILRDNRRRDRFIATAQLGITVASLGLGMYGEHKLAEWIGRGLHSAGAGEWRWLPAHSLASVLAVIILTYLHIVLGEMIPKSIALQRSERTVLWVTPVLLLVQRITLLLIIVLSFLGNALLRRFGINRAGLQPEQVRTPEELQYIIRESEAGGMLRRDTANVVQELLELGDLTAGEVMVPRVRITGLPVGASFEQVTRIVRSTPHTRYPIYAESLDNIVGMVHIKDLFHRLRQGRAVHANDARPVPYVPETADIDTVLHAMRTARTQLAVVMDEHGGTAGIVTIEDLFEEVVGEIEEGLHTRPEVFRDEEGRVVAQGTVRLDEVGDFLGVVLEHEEVDTVSGLVLAELERPPLVGDTVEYDGVCFEVTEVEGHGVRQVVVTAVRPPLPGPPV, from the coding sequence ATGGGTGAGCTGCTGACCGTCGCCATCGTGCTGGCGCTGGTGGTGGCCAACGGGCTCTTCGTGGCGGCGGAGTTCGCCATCGTGGGGGTGCCGCGCGTGGCCATCGAGCGCCGCGCCGCCGCCGGCGACCGCGTGGCGCGCACGGTGCTCGGCATCCTGCGCGACAACCGCCGCCGCGACCGCTTCATCGCCACCGCGCAGCTCGGCATCACCGTGGCGTCGCTGGGGCTGGGCATGTACGGCGAGCACAAGCTGGCGGAGTGGATCGGCCGGGGGCTGCACTCGGCCGGGGCGGGGGAGTGGCGCTGGCTTCCCGCGCACTCGCTGGCGAGCGTGCTGGCCGTCATCATCCTCACCTACCTGCACATCGTGCTGGGGGAGATGATCCCCAAGTCGATCGCCCTGCAGCGCTCGGAGCGCACGGTGCTCTGGGTGACGCCGGTGCTCCTGCTGGTGCAGCGGATCACCCTCCTCCTCATCATCGTCCTGTCGTTCCTGGGCAACGCGCTGCTGCGCCGCTTCGGCATCAACCGCGCGGGGCTGCAGCCCGAGCAGGTGAGGACGCCGGAGGAGCTGCAGTACATCATCCGCGAGAGCGAGGCGGGGGGGATGCTGCGCCGCGACACCGCCAACGTGGTGCAGGAGCTGCTGGAGCTGGGCGACCTGACGGCGGGCGAGGTGATGGTGCCGCGCGTGCGGATCACGGGCCTTCCCGTGGGCGCCAGCTTCGAGCAGGTGACCCGCATCGTGCGGAGCACGCCGCACACGCGCTACCCCATCTACGCGGAAAGCCTGGACAACATCGTGGGGATGGTGCACATCAAGGATCTCTTCCACCGCCTCCGCCAGGGGCGCGCCGTGCACGCCAACGATGCCCGCCCCGTCCCCTACGTCCCCGAGACCGCCGACATCGACACCGTCCTCCACGCCATGCGCACCGCGCGCACCCAGCTGGCCGTCGTCATGGATGAGCACGGCGGCACCGCGGGGATCGTGACCATCGAGGACCTCTTCGAAGAGGTGGTGGGCGAGATCGAGGAGGGGCTGCACACCCGCCCCGAGGTCTTTCGCGACGAGGAGGGCCGCGTGGTGGCCCAGGGCACCGTGCGGCTGGACGAGGTGGGCGACTTCCTGGGCGTGGTGCTGGAGCACGAGGAAGTGGACACCGTAAGTGGCTTGGTGCTGGCCGAATTGGAGCGCCCCCCCCTCGTAGGCGACACCGTGGAGTACGACGGCGTCTGCTTCGAAGTCACGGAAGTGGAGGGCCACGGCGTGCGGCAGGTCGTCGTCACCGCGGTCAGGCCCCCGCTGCCGGGGCCGCCGGTGTAA
- a CDS encoding glycosyl hydrolase family 8, whose translation MHYRHIVPAALALVAALSACQDGELMGPAMRGGPPAAPRLLASGASSNYAYTCHRSIAPNQATANQRLDELYADWKTKYVRTAGAGKRVLATMNADTSRTFSEGQGYGMLLAAYFGDKPVFDGLWAYAKSYSNPARGHTLMPWEILSNGTVPGAGDFATDGDEDIAFALLVADFRWGGYKTDATALINALLTYGVEADNTINAGPWATNDDVNPSYFDPAYYKAFAIYTGNSRWNDVAARSHVVLNNIETFKAGRRLLPDWSTVSGDTAVHRDSAQDHRYGYDAVRVPWRMAKDAVWNCDPDARARLDRMNALWTEKGGVSGIRDEYTLEGAEVNPTWHSDTFNAMAAAGSIVSPNRTFVEAFYTDAADVPSWDVGYFPDHLRLLGLLLATGNMPHPFYTLVESFESGQMTGWRGYAGTGSTATATVVAPGGRSSRYAVKLDYAISSYGGLIREYTTSQDWRYHAGIRFRFKGSGTGNWIQVELQDNRGPDPITGASETFIWGFTDNQTTWREITIPWTAFTRNSWQATGAPNDGLTLSQVWGLAFTPGGTGSFQVDEVALTKW comes from the coding sequence ATGCACTACCGTCACATCGTCCCTGCCGCGCTGGCGCTGGTGGCCGCCCTCTCCGCTTGCCAGGACGGCGAGCTCATGGGGCCGGCCATGCGCGGCGGGCCCCCCGCGGCGCCGCGCCTGCTGGCCAGCGGCGCCAGCTCCAACTACGCGTACACCTGCCACCGCAGCATCGCGCCCAACCAGGCCACGGCCAACCAGCGGCTGGACGAGCTGTACGCCGACTGGAAGACGAAGTACGTGAGGACGGCCGGCGCCGGAAAGCGCGTGCTGGCGACGATGAACGCCGACACCTCCAGGACGTTCTCCGAAGGGCAGGGGTACGGGATGCTCCTGGCCGCCTACTTCGGCGACAAGCCGGTGTTCGACGGGCTCTGGGCATACGCCAAGAGCTACTCCAACCCCGCGCGCGGCCATACGCTGATGCCCTGGGAGATCCTGTCCAACGGAACCGTCCCGGGCGCGGGCGACTTCGCCACGGACGGCGACGAGGACATCGCCTTCGCGCTCCTGGTGGCGGACTTCCGGTGGGGCGGCTACAAGACCGACGCGACCGCGCTGATCAACGCGCTCCTCACCTACGGCGTAGAGGCGGACAACACGATCAACGCCGGCCCGTGGGCCACCAACGACGACGTGAACCCCTCGTACTTCGATCCGGCATACTACAAGGCGTTCGCCATCTACACCGGGAACTCCCGCTGGAACGACGTGGCGGCTCGCTCGCACGTGGTGCTCAACAACATCGAAACGTTCAAGGCCGGGCGGCGTCTACTCCCGGACTGGTCAACCGTTTCCGGCGACACCGCCGTCCACCGCGACTCCGCGCAGGACCACCGGTATGGCTACGATGCCGTGCGGGTGCCCTGGCGCATGGCCAAGGACGCGGTGTGGAACTGCGATCCCGACGCGCGTGCGCGCCTCGACCGCATGAACGCGCTGTGGACGGAAAAGGGCGGCGTCAGCGGCATCCGCGACGAGTACACGCTGGAGGGTGCCGAGGTCAACCCCACCTGGCACAGCGACACCTTCAACGCGATGGCGGCGGCGGGCTCCATCGTGTCGCCGAACCGCACGTTCGTAGAGGCGTTCTACACCGACGCGGCCGACGTGCCGAGCTGGGACGTAGGCTACTTCCCAGACCACCTGCGGCTCCTGGGGCTGTTGCTGGCGACCGGAAACATGCCACACCCCTTCTACACCCTGGTCGAGTCGTTCGAATCGGGGCAGATGACGGGGTGGAGGGGATACGCGGGCACCGGCTCCACCGCGACGGCGACGGTGGTGGCTCCGGGGGGGCGCAGCAGCCGGTACGCGGTCAAGCTGGACTACGCCATCTCGTCGTACGGCGGGCTGATCCGCGAGTACACCACGTCGCAGGACTGGAGGTACCACGCCGGCATCCGCTTCCGCTTCAAGGGGAGCGGCACCGGCAACTGGATCCAGGTGGAGCTGCAGGACAACCGCGGCCCGGACCCGATCACCGGCGCGTCCGAAACGTTCATCTGGGGCTTCACCGACAACCAGACGACGTGGAGGGAGATCACGATCCCGTGGACCGCGTTCACCCGCAACTCGTGGCAGGCCACGGGCGCGCCCAACGACGGGCTGACGCTCAGCCAGGTGTGGGGCCTCGCCTTCACGCCCGGGGGCA
- a CDS encoding hemolysin family protein translates to MLGPFFVICILVVLTAFYVAAEFAAVSVRKGRIRQSAEDGDALSVRLLPILEDPVKLDRYISASQMGITLTSLLVGAFAQATIAVRLAPIFEGWGWFGRAGSISAATIVVLVVLTSAQMVLSELVPKYLALARPTEVARFTVLPMTWSLRAFSFFLNILNASAAFVLRRVGLEAVGHGHIHSPEEIDLLIAESRDGGLLEPDEHRRLRRALQLGIRPARHLMVPRQEIAAVDLDTPVEEAMKIMGASPYTRLPVYRGDIDHFVGLLHTRDLFVRRLDPTPLASLAPLVRPILSVPENVTAEALLARMREGRSHQALVLDEFGGVSGLVTLDDVLTEVMGGIADEFKGEDPGPEVLSDGRVRLPGYLRLDEVEPWIGVLLEGESDTLGGRVTEELGRVPDPGAQVTIDGVALEVEAVEHHAVTWVVATPLVPLRPHDEDADG, encoded by the coding sequence ATGCTGGGGCCTTTCTTCGTCATCTGCATCCTCGTCGTCCTCACCGCCTTCTACGTGGCCGCGGAGTTCGCGGCGGTCTCGGTGCGCAAGGGCCGCATCCGGCAGAGCGCCGAGGACGGCGACGCCCTTTCCGTGCGCCTGCTTCCCATCCTGGAAGACCCGGTCAAGCTGGACCGGTACATCTCGGCCAGCCAGATGGGGATCACCCTCACCAGCCTGCTGGTGGGCGCCTTCGCGCAGGCCACCATCGCGGTGCGGCTGGCGCCCATCTTCGAGGGGTGGGGATGGTTCGGGAGGGCCGGCTCCATATCGGCCGCCACCATCGTGGTGCTGGTGGTGCTGACCTCCGCGCAGATGGTGCTGAGCGAGCTGGTGCCCAAGTACCTCGCACTCGCCAGGCCCACCGAGGTGGCGCGCTTCACCGTGCTGCCGATGACCTGGTCGCTGCGCGCGTTCTCCTTCTTCCTCAACATCCTCAACGCCAGCGCCGCGTTCGTGCTGCGCCGCGTGGGGCTGGAGGCGGTGGGGCACGGCCACATCCACTCGCCCGAGGAGATCGACCTGCTGATCGCCGAGAGCCGCGACGGCGGGCTGCTGGAGCCGGACGAGCACCGGCGGCTGCGGCGCGCGCTGCAGCTGGGCATCCGCCCCGCGAGGCACCTGATGGTCCCGCGGCAGGAGATCGCGGCGGTGGACCTGGACACGCCGGTGGAGGAGGCGATGAAGATCATGGGCGCCTCGCCCTACACCCGCCTCCCCGTCTACCGCGGCGACATCGACCACTTCGTGGGGCTCCTGCACACGCGCGACCTCTTCGTGCGCCGGCTCGATCCCACGCCGCTCGCCTCGCTGGCGCCGCTGGTGCGCCCCATCCTCTCGGTGCCGGAGAACGTGACGGCCGAGGCGCTGCTGGCCCGCATGCGCGAGGGGCGCAGCCACCAGGCGCTGGTGCTGGACGAGTTCGGCGGCGTGAGCGGGCTGGTGACGCTGGACGACGTGCTCACCGAGGTGATGGGCGGGATCGCGGACGAGTTCAAGGGCGAGGACCCCGGCCCGGAGGTGCTCTCCGACGGCCGCGTGCGCCTTCCCGGCTACCTGCGGCTGGACGAGGTGGAGCCCTGGATCGGCGTGCTGCTGGAAGGCGAGTCGGACACGCTGGGCGGGCGCGTGACGGAGGAGCTGGGCCGCGTGCCGGACCCGGGGGCGCAGGTGACGATCGACGGGGTGGCACTGGAGGTGGAGGCGGTGGAGCACCACGCCGTCACCTGGGTGGTCGCCACCCCGCTCGTCCCGTTGAGGCCGCACGACGAGGACGCCGATGGGTGA